In Caldisalinibacter kiritimatiensis, the sequence AATGAGTGAAATTAAAACAAGTAAAAAAATATATAAAATAAGACAGACGACTAAAAGAATTTGGGGTGCTAGTTTTATTGCAGCTGGGTTACTTATAATTATATTAAATATATCATCAATAGGTTATAACATAGATGATTTTGCGGCTGATGTATACATGGGTTCTATGAAAATAAATCAAAGAATTATAAAGCCTTTTAATATATTTACGGATAACATAAAAGATTTTACCAATTTTTTGAGTTTTATTAACAAAGATAATAGTTAGTATATGATTTAAGGAGGGTTTTTAGTGAATAGTATAAACCATGAAGAGCAAAATACAACATTCGTATGTAATGAATGTGGGAATGAGGTTTGTAGTGAATGTGCTGTTAACAATGATGGAGTTGTTTTATGTAAGGAATGTGCAGAGAAAAAAGGACTTCCTATTATAAAGAATGTAATTAATAATGAAAGTAAGGTGGATAGTCCAGTAAACAATTTTAAGGTGAAAAGGAAAATAAGTACATTTTGGACTACGGTATTTTCGTTTATACCAGGAGCTGGCCATATGTATTTAGGACTTATGCAACGAGGGTTACAAATAATGTTTGCATTCTTTGGAGTTATTGCTTTGTCTAACATATTTACAACAGCGGATTTTTTAAATCCATTTGCAGTAATAATATGGTTTTATAGTGTATTTGATTGTTATCATTTAAGAAAAAAAGTACAGCATGGAGAAAATATTCAAGATGAAATGATAGTAGATATGAATCTTAAAGAAGTTAACCCTGTGTACTGGGGGGGAGGCTTAATTGTTTTAGGTAGTTTAATATTATTAAACGAACTGTTTTATCAATTGCCTTATATGTTTCATATTCATGATGGCTTTGTATACCATGCTTTTAAATTTTTAAAAGCTGCTATATTTCCAGTGGCATTAATTGTTTTTGGTATAGTTCTATTAAGAAAGTCTAGAAGAAATACAAGTGTATAATTAAAAAAGAAGAGAAGAACCTATTAGCTAGGTTCTTTTCTTCTTTTTTAACACTCCTTAAGAAGAATTGACTTTTATTCTAGATCAATCAAAGAAACTTATGAAAAGAGATATTAAATTTTTTATGCAATTCTGTTATACTAAGTATAGTATATATTAAGGAGTGTTTATATGACAGAAGATAAAATAAGAGCTTTTATATTAAATGCTTGTTATGAAGATAGTATAAGTTATAAAAAACAGATAAATCAAACAACTATGAAGAAAATTGAGGTGAAAAATGATAGTTTATATTGGTCATACATTGTAGAATTGTTTATAATAACACTAAAATCTATAATGCCTTCTGCAGAAATAGTAGGATGTAAAATTGATTATAAAAGATTTAATGAAGAGCTAGGGGTATGGAGAAATTATCGAAATGGTTACAATAAACCACTATTAAATATGTTTGAAAGTTACTATGATATTTCATATTGGCAAGAGAAAGATGACAGTGTTTATAGTAGAATGATACCTATAATCTTTACGAATACAAACTGGGAAATAATAAAAGAAGAACTAATAAAAAATATATTTTATACTACAGGAAATATAAGCAATTTAATAGAAGTAGTT encodes:
- a CDS encoding anti-sigma factor family protein codes for the protein MECKEVMNNIDKYFEKKLDDFQVYSIEKHLQTCKSCREEYEEMEAIFDILSSHQVVLPPPNLTDKIMSEIKTSKKIYKIRQTTKRIWGASFIAAGLLIIILNISSIGYNIDDFAADVYMGSMKINQRIIKPFNIFTDNIKDFTNFLSFINKDNS